In one Mycobacterium sp. NBC_00419 genomic region, the following are encoded:
- the ddaH gene encoding dimethylargininase encodes MTMSPDVAATTMAPRARNQRLRHYVMTRPTFFTVEYAINPWMDTTTPVNVERAVDQWENLRDTYRNLGHTVDLVDPVPGLPDMVYTANAGLIINGAAIVARFKHAERHGESAAYAGWMDQRGHTPVHTRHINEGQGDLLVVGSIILAGTGFRTDPQAHHEIAAHTGMPVVSLELVDPRFYHLDTALTVLDDTTIAYYPPAFTDAARTRLQQLFPDAIEVASTDAYVLGLNAVSDGKHVVHPAQATGFAQQLYDAGFHPIGVDLSELLKGGGSVKCCTLEVFS; translated from the coding sequence ATGACGATGTCCCCCGATGTCGCCGCCACCACCATGGCGCCGCGCGCACGCAACCAACGCCTCCGCCACTACGTCATGACCAGGCCGACGTTCTTCACCGTCGAGTACGCGATCAACCCCTGGATGGACACCACCACCCCCGTCAATGTCGAGCGCGCCGTCGACCAGTGGGAGAACCTGCGCGACACCTACCGCAACCTCGGCCACACCGTCGACCTCGTCGACCCGGTGCCCGGCCTGCCCGACATGGTCTACACCGCCAACGCGGGCCTGATCATCAACGGGGCCGCGATCGTCGCCCGCTTCAAGCACGCCGAACGCCACGGCGAGTCCGCGGCCTACGCCGGCTGGATGGACCAGCGCGGACACACCCCCGTCCACACCCGGCACATCAACGAGGGCCAGGGCGACCTGCTCGTCGTCGGCTCGATAATCCTGGCCGGCACCGGCTTTCGGACCGACCCGCAGGCGCATCACGAAATCGCCGCACACACCGGAATGCCGGTGGTGTCGCTGGAGCTCGTCGATCCGCGCTTCTACCACCTCGACACCGCGCTGACGGTTCTCGACGACACCACGATCGCCTACTACCCGCCCGCGTTCACCGACGCCGCACGCACCCGGCTGCAGCAGCTGTTCCCCGACGCTATCGAGGTCGCCAGCACCGACGCCTACGTACTGGGACTCAACGCGGTGTCCGACGGCAAGCACGTCGTGCATCCCGCCCAGGCCACCGGCTTCGCCCAGCAGCTCTACGACGCCGGATTCCACCCGATCGGCGTCGATCTCTCCGAGCTGCTCAAGGGCGGCGGATCGGTCAAATGTTGCACACTGGAGGTATTTTCGTGA
- the mftB gene encoding mycofactocin biosynthesis chaperone MftB (MftB, a small protein, is a peptide chaperone that assists the radical SAM enzyme MftC in performing two modifications to the C-terminal Val-Tyr dipeptide of the mycofactocin precursor peptide, MftA. MftB's role is analogous to the role of PqqD in the biosynthesis of PQQ, a cofactor that derives entirely from a Tyr and a Glu in the precursor PqqA.), which translates to MPAHAVGDPAVAGSSFDPARSWRLHPQVAVRPEPFGALLYHFGTRKLSFLKNRTILAVVESLSEYPDVHSALRAAGVESDAEAPYLHALGVLASSNMLTCKETQ; encoded by the coding sequence GTGCCCGCCCACGCTGTGGGCGATCCGGCTGTGGCCGGGTCGAGCTTCGACCCGGCCCGCAGCTGGCGTCTGCATCCTCAGGTGGCGGTGCGACCCGAGCCGTTCGGTGCACTGCTCTACCACTTCGGCACCAGGAAGCTGTCCTTCCTCAAGAACCGGACGATCCTAGCCGTCGTCGAGTCGCTGTCCGAATATCCGGACGTGCACTCGGCCCTGCGTGCCGCCGGCGTCGAATCCGACGCCGAGGCGCCCTATCTGCATGCCCTCGGCGTCCTCGCCTCCTCGAACATGTTGACCTGCAAGGAAACCCAATGA
- the mftR gene encoding mycofactocin system transcriptional regulator (MftR, the mycofactocin system transcriptional regulator, is an uncharacterized TetR family DNA-binding transcription factor. Its role is inferred by context. It occurs as part of the biosynthesis locus for mycofactocin, a partially characterized electron carrier derived from the terminal Val-Tyr dipeptide of the precursor peptide MftA, through a radical SAM enzyme-mediated process.), whose translation MAGGSAGEPGARVGRRRSTTQDHITDVALDLFATYGFGEVSVEDVAQASGIARRTLFRYYSSKNAIPWGDFDSHLQHFRSLLDAASPELPIGAALRAALLAFNTFDESETQRHRQRMRVILQTAELQAHSMTMYAGWRGVVAAFVAERTGAKAGDLVPQSVAWLMLGVALSAYEYWLADESVALPRALGDAFDAVAHGLGGLDRVASPK comes from the coding sequence ATGGCGGGTGGTTCGGCAGGTGAGCCGGGGGCCCGGGTCGGTCGTCGGCGCTCCACCACCCAGGACCACATCACCGACGTCGCGCTGGACCTGTTCGCCACCTACGGCTTCGGGGAGGTCAGCGTCGAGGACGTCGCGCAGGCCTCGGGCATCGCGCGGCGCACGCTCTTTCGCTACTACTCGTCGAAGAACGCCATCCCGTGGGGCGACTTCGATTCCCACCTGCAGCACTTCCGCAGCCTGCTCGACGCAGCCAGCCCCGAGCTGCCCATCGGCGCCGCGCTGCGCGCAGCCCTGCTGGCGTTCAACACCTTTGACGAGTCCGAGACGCAGCGCCACCGCCAGCGGATGCGGGTGATCCTGCAGACCGCCGAGCTGCAGGCCCACTCGATGACCATGTATGCCGGCTGGCGCGGTGTGGTGGCGGCCTTCGTGGCCGAGCGCACCGGCGCCAAAGCCGGTGATCTGGTGCCGCAGTCGGTGGCCTGGCTGATGCTCGGGGTGGCGCTGTCGGCCTACGAGTACTGGCTCGCCGACGAGTCGGTGGCGCTGCCGCGAGCACTCGGCGACGCCTTCGACGCGGTGGCCCACGGCCTCGGCGGGCTCGACCGGGTCGCTTCGCCGAAATAA
- a CDS encoding universal stress protein yields the protein MTVVVGYLAGKSGTAPLNLAVGAARTLRTSLTVATIVPKPWTTPSPARIDAEYASWADQLGADSAKEAQRYLATVADGVEIAYHSHAHRSVSGGLVDVIGEVGADLLVLGSSSNGQLGQVVVGSTADRLLHSSAVPLAIAPRGYRAARTGVLTRITCGYPGTPESVHVVKRIADLATRLEVPLRVITFAVRGRTMYPPEVGLHAEDSILAAWETSAREMLAKLRTDGVVGKDAVLAVVSGNGWDQALDAAEWQDGDILALGTSPRGDITRVFLGSRGTKIMRHSPVPVLVLPG from the coding sequence GTGACGGTCGTCGTCGGCTACCTGGCCGGGAAGAGCGGCACCGCCCCGCTGAACTTGGCGGTCGGTGCCGCCCGCACGCTGCGCACCTCGCTGACGGTGGCGACAATCGTGCCCAAACCGTGGACCACCCCGTCGCCGGCGCGCATCGACGCCGAATATGCCTCGTGGGCAGACCAACTCGGCGCCGACTCGGCCAAGGAGGCGCAGCGATACCTGGCGACCGTCGCCGACGGCGTCGAGATCGCCTATCACAGCCATGCGCACCGATCGGTGTCCGGTGGACTGGTCGACGTGATCGGCGAGGTCGGCGCCGACCTGCTGGTGCTCGGATCGTCGTCCAATGGCCAGCTCGGTCAGGTGGTGGTCGGCTCGACCGCCGACCGACTGCTGCATTCCTCGGCGGTGCCGCTGGCGATCGCGCCGCGCGGCTACCGTGCCGCCCGCACCGGGGTGCTGACCCGCATCACGTGCGGCTACCCCGGCACCCCGGAGTCGGTTCACGTGGTGAAACGGATCGCCGACCTCGCCACCCGGCTCGAGGTTCCGCTGCGGGTGATCACCTTCGCAGTCCGCGGGCGCACCATGTATCCACCGGAAGTCGGCCTGCACGCCGAGGATTCGATTCTCGCGGCATGGGAGACCAGTGCCCGCGAGATGCTGGCCAAGCTGCGCACCGATGGCGTCGTCGGCAAGGACGCGGTGTTGGCAGTGGTCAGCGGCAACGGCTGGGACCAGGCGCTCGACGCCGCCGAGTGGCAGGACGGCGACATCCTGGCCCTGGGTACCTCACCGCGCGGCGATATCACCCGGGTGTTCCTCGGCTCGCGCGGCACGAAAATCATGCGGCACAGCCCCGTTCCGGTGCTGGTGCTTCCGGGCTGA
- the mftA gene encoding mycofactocin precursor MftA (Mycofactocin is a small molecule electron carrier derived from the final two amino acids, Val-Tyr, of MftA, the mycofactocin precursor. It plays a role in redox homeostasis and the metabolism of alcohols and aldehydes in Actinobacteria, including Mycobacterium tuberculosis.), translating to MEPSQNTEVENELVTETLVEEVSIDGMCGVY from the coding sequence ATGGAGCCGAGCCAGAACACCGAGGTTGAGAACGAGTTGGTGACCGAGACCCTCGTCGAAGAGGTCTCGATCGACGGGATGTGCGGGGTCTACTGA
- a CDS encoding NAD(P)/FAD-dependent oxidoreductase: MISSENGIVIVGGGLAAARTAEQLRKAEYAGPVTIVSDEVHLPYDRPPLSKDVLHADLDDVALKPASFYEDNNITLRLGSAARSLDTAARTLTLTDGSVLAYDELVIATGLIPKRIPSFPDLEGIRVLRNFDEALALRTHAASARNAVIIGAGFIGCEVAASLRKLGVAVVLVEPQPAPLASVLGEQVGNLVTRLHRAEGVDVRTGVGVAEVRGDDGHVGTVVLADGSELPADLVVVGIGSRPATDWLADSGIEVDNGVVCDAAGRTSAANVWALGDVASWRDATGHQARVEHWSNVAEQARVVVPALLGQDPPDVVVVPYFWSDQYDVKIQCLGEPEATDVVHVVEDDGRKFLAFYERDGAVVGVVGGGMPGKVMKTRAKIAAGAPIADVLG; this comes from the coding sequence GTGATCAGTAGCGAGAATGGCATCGTCATCGTCGGCGGGGGACTGGCCGCCGCCCGCACCGCCGAGCAGTTGCGCAAGGCGGAGTACGCCGGCCCGGTCACCATCGTCAGCGACGAGGTGCACCTGCCTTATGACCGGCCGCCGCTGTCCAAGGACGTGTTGCATGCCGACCTTGACGACGTCGCACTCAAGCCCGCATCGTTCTACGAGGACAACAACATCACGCTGCGCCTGGGCAGCGCGGCCCGGTCGCTGGACACCGCCGCGCGTACCCTCACGCTGACCGACGGCTCGGTACTGGCCTACGACGAGCTGGTGATCGCGACCGGCCTGATCCCCAAACGCATTCCGTCGTTCCCGGACCTCGAGGGCATCCGGGTGCTGCGCAACTTCGACGAGGCGCTGGCCTTGCGCACCCATGCGGCCTCGGCCCGCAACGCGGTCATCATCGGCGCGGGCTTCATCGGCTGTGAGGTCGCGGCGAGCCTGCGCAAACTGGGCGTGGCCGTGGTGCTGGTGGAGCCGCAGCCGGCGCCGCTGGCGTCGGTGCTCGGTGAGCAGGTCGGCAATCTGGTGACCCGGCTGCACCGCGCCGAGGGCGTCGACGTCCGGACCGGCGTCGGGGTGGCCGAGGTTCGTGGCGACGACGGCCATGTCGGCACCGTGGTGCTGGCCGACGGCAGCGAACTGCCTGCCGACCTGGTGGTGGTTGGCATCGGCTCGCGCCCGGCCACCGACTGGCTGGCGGACAGCGGCATCGAGGTGGACAACGGTGTGGTCTGCGACGCGGCGGGGCGCACCAGTGCCGCGAACGTGTGGGCGCTCGGCGATGTCGCCTCCTGGCGTGATGCCACGGGACATCAAGCCCGCGTGGAACATTGGAGCAATGTCGCCGAGCAGGCGCGGGTGGTGGTGCCGGCGCTGCTGGGCCAGGACCCGCCCGACGTCGTCGTCGTGCCGTATTTCTGGAGCGATCAGTACGACGTGAAGATCCAGTGCCTCGGTGAGCCCGAGGCCACCGACGTCGTGCATGTCGTCGAGGATGACGGCCGCAAGTTCCTGGCGTTCTATGAGCGCGACGGGGCGGTGGTCGGGGTGGTCGGCGGCGGCATGCCGGGCAAGGTCATGAAGACCCGCGCCAAGATCGCCGCCGGCGCACCGATCGCCGACGTCCTGGGCTGA
- a CDS encoding VOC family protein codes for MTDPLNVLNAEDPPVAPNPAFAARLRARLESALSLPPGSQGVEMSTTTSALTALTENAPAAAEPPRPAALPYLTVADGRAAIAWYRDALSAELLGDPIVMDDGRIGHAELAIGGGVLYLADEFIEMGLRAPAPEWTSVSLMLHVPDTDAVLTRARGHGARVEREPYQAHGSRSATIRDPFGHRWMISGPLAELIRPGDIGYTSVCTPDVDLAAVFYGHVLGWTVDSRGEVTNSVERIGLSAGEPSTLFCCYAVADLAAAQAAVTAAGGRVGAQRRFPVGEGFDATDPAGNPFGVYAPEPGQRRPLLNGAGPGELSYVTYEVGQAALFRDFYGALFGWSFEPGRVDDGWQIGDTQPMAGVAGGSPQPSTVPMWTVADIDAAVGRVHDAGGRIITEPAQQPYGLMTECADDQGGRFYLGQF; via the coding sequence GTGACCGATCCGTTGAATGTGCTGAACGCCGAAGATCCTCCGGTAGCCCCGAATCCGGCCTTCGCCGCGCGCCTGCGGGCACGGCTGGAGTCGGCACTGTCCCTGCCACCCGGATCACAAGGAGTCGAGATGAGCACCACCACATCGGCACTCACCGCGCTGACCGAAAACGCCCCGGCGGCCGCCGAGCCGCCGCGGCCCGCGGCGCTGCCGTACCTGACGGTCGCCGATGGGCGCGCTGCCATCGCCTGGTATCGCGACGCCCTGTCCGCCGAACTGCTCGGCGACCCGATCGTGATGGACGACGGCCGCATCGGGCATGCCGAGCTGGCGATCGGCGGCGGTGTCCTCTACCTCGCCGACGAGTTCATCGAGATGGGGCTGCGGGCGCCGGCGCCGGAGTGGACGTCGGTCAGCCTGATGCTGCACGTGCCCGACACCGACGCGGTGCTGACCCGCGCGCGCGGGCACGGCGCCCGGGTGGAGCGCGAGCCCTACCAGGCACACGGGTCGCGCTCGGCGACCATCCGCGACCCGTTCGGCCATCGCTGGATGATCAGCGGACCGCTAGCCGAGCTGATCCGCCCCGGCGACATCGGCTACACCAGCGTCTGCACCCCCGACGTGGATCTTGCTGCGGTGTTCTACGGCCATGTCCTGGGCTGGACGGTCGACTCCCGCGGCGAGGTGACGAATTCCGTTGAGCGCATTGGTCTGTCGGCGGGCGAGCCCAGCACCCTGTTCTGCTGCTACGCGGTCGCCGATCTCGCGGCGGCCCAGGCCGCCGTGACGGCGGCAGGGGGGCGCGTCGGTGCACAACGCCGATTCCCCGTCGGCGAGGGGTTCGACGCCACCGATCCGGCGGGCAACCCGTTCGGGGTCTACGCCCCGGAGCCGGGCCAGCGCCGGCCGCTGCTCAACGGGGCCGGGCCGGGTGAGCTGTCCTACGTCACCTACGAGGTCGGCCAGGCGGCACTGTTCCGGGACTTCTACGGCGCGTTGTTCGGCTGGTCCTTCGAGCCGGGCCGAGTCGACGACGGGTGGCAGATCGGCGACACCCAGCCGATGGCGGGTGTCGCGGGCGGCTCACCCCAGCCGTCGACCGTGCCGATGTGGACGGTGGCCGACATCGACGCTGCCGTAGGACGGGTCCACGACGCCGGCGGGCGCATCATCACCGAACCGGCCCAGCAGCCCTACGGGTTGATGACCGAATGCGCCGACGATCAGGGGGGCCGCTTCTACCTCGGCCAGTTCTAG
- the rocD gene encoding ornithine--oxo-acid transaminase, with amino-acid sequence MADTVASMVPSSTAAAIALDDAYAAHNYSPLPIVAASAQGAWITDVEGRRYLDCLAAYSAVNFGHRNDEIIATAHRQLDAVTLVSRAFHSDRLGPFCAALAQLCGKDMVLPMNSGAEAVESGIKVARKWGADVKGVPEGMANIIVADNNFHGRTISIVSFSSDESARGGFGPFTPGFRSVPFGDADAVAAAIDEHTVAVLVEPIQGEAGIIVPPDDYLPRLRRLCTDSNVLLIADEIQSGLARTGHTFACDHWGVVPDIYLLGKALGGGVVALSAVVADRDVLGVLHPGEHGSTFGGNPLATAIGTTVVGILQRGEFQARSAELGLHLHARLRSLIGHGALGVRGMGLWAGVDIDTRLGTGKQLSIALAKRGVLVKDTHGSTLRFAPPLVITAEEIDWAVEQFACALSEAG; translated from the coding sequence ATGGCCGATACCGTCGCAAGCATGGTGCCCTCGTCGACGGCAGCAGCCATCGCACTCGACGACGCCTACGCCGCCCACAACTACTCACCGCTGCCCATCGTGGCGGCGAGTGCGCAGGGCGCCTGGATCACCGATGTCGAGGGGCGCCGCTACCTCGATTGCCTGGCCGCCTATTCGGCGGTGAACTTCGGCCATCGCAACGACGAGATCATCGCCACCGCGCACCGCCAGCTCGACGCGGTGACACTCGTCAGCCGTGCGTTTCACTCCGACCGGCTCGGGCCGTTCTGCGCGGCACTGGCCCAGCTGTGCGGCAAGGACATGGTGCTGCCGATGAACAGTGGCGCCGAAGCTGTCGAGAGCGGTATCAAGGTGGCCCGCAAGTGGGGCGCCGACGTCAAGGGCGTCCCCGAGGGGATGGCCAACATCATCGTGGCCGACAACAACTTTCATGGCCGCACCATCAGCATCGTGAGCTTCTCCTCCGACGAGAGCGCACGCGGCGGATTCGGGCCCTTCACTCCGGGATTCCGCTCGGTTCCCTTCGGTGACGCCGACGCGGTGGCTGCCGCGATCGACGAGCACACGGTGGCCGTCCTCGTCGAGCCGATCCAGGGTGAGGCGGGCATCATCGTCCCGCCCGACGACTACCTGCCGCGGTTGCGCAGGCTGTGCACCGACAGCAATGTGCTGCTGATCGCCGACGAGATCCAGTCCGGGCTGGCCCGCACCGGTCACACGTTCGCCTGCGACCACTGGGGCGTGGTTCCCGACATTTATCTGCTGGGCAAAGCACTCGGTGGTGGTGTGGTTGCGCTCTCGGCGGTGGTCGCCGACCGCGACGTGCTCGGTGTGCTGCATCCGGGTGAACACGGTTCGACGTTCGGCGGCAACCCGCTGGCGACGGCCATCGGCACCACCGTGGTAGGTATCCTGCAACGCGGCGAATTCCAAGCCCGCTCAGCTGAATTGGGCCTTCATCTGCATGCGCGCCTGCGCTCGCTCATCGGCCACGGTGCGCTCGGGGTGCGGGGCATGGGACTGTGGGCCGGCGTCGACATCGACACCCGACTGGGCACCGGGAAGCAACTGAGCATCGCGTTGGCCAAACGCGGCGTGCTGGTCAAGGACACTCACGGGTCGACGCTGCGCTTCGCCCCACCGTTGGTCATCACCGCCGAAGAGATCGACTGGGCCGTTGAGCAGTTCGCATGCGCATTGAGCGAAGCGGGCTGA
- a CDS encoding RNA polymerase sigma factor: MSADPDVTDAPRRLLQLYDDALPVVYGYFVRRCPDRATAEDLTSETFLAAMDAARRPQPPPIAVPWLLGVARHKLADHYRRRQYRETITVADVPDAQADDGWEAELDRLVAESVLARLPDVHRTVLALRYMDDCSVPECARLMGRTVHATEALLVRARRAFRNLYPEGGVQ, translated from the coding sequence GTGAGCGCGGATCCGGACGTCACCGATGCCCCGCGCCGGCTGCTGCAGTTGTACGACGACGCACTTCCGGTGGTGTACGGCTACTTCGTGCGCCGCTGCCCGGACCGCGCCACCGCCGAGGACCTCACCTCCGAGACGTTCCTGGCCGCCATGGACGCCGCGCGCCGCCCGCAGCCGCCGCCGATTGCGGTGCCCTGGCTGCTCGGGGTGGCCCGGCACAAGTTGGCTGACCACTACCGGCGCCGCCAGTACCGCGAGACCATCACCGTCGCCGACGTGCCCGACGCGCAGGCCGACGACGGCTGGGAGGCCGAATTGGACCGGCTCGTCGCCGAGAGCGTGCTCGCCCGATTGCCGGACGTCCACCGCACGGTGCTGGCGCTGCGCTACATGGACGACTGTTCGGTACCCGAGTGCGCACGACTGATGGGTCGCACCGTGCACGCCACCGAAGCGCTGTTGGTACGGGCCCGCCGGGCCTTTCGAAACCTCTATCCGGAAGGAGGCGTCCAGTGA
- a CDS encoding amino acid permease, producing MTAPSISLTEQMLRRRPVIGAPVAHGASDHLKRTIGTFQLTMFGVGATVGTGIFFVLSVAVPSAGPAVVASFVIAGIAAGLAAICYAELASAVPVSGSTYSYAYTTLGEFVAMGVAACLLLEYGVSIAAVAVGWSGYLNKLLDNLFGVQIPHMVTAAPWDSDPGWVNLPAIVLIVMCALLLIRGASESAAVNTVMVVIKLGVLAMFAIIAFTAFQADRFADFAPFGVAGIGSAAGTIFFSYIGLDAVSTAGDEVKDPQRTMPKAIIAALLVVTSVYVLVAVAALGTQPWQEFENQEEAGLATILDHVTGSTWASTVLAAGAVISIFSVTLVVMYGQTRILFAMGRDGLLPARFAKVNPKTMTPVGNTVIVAVVVSILAGFVPLDKLADMVSIGTLVAFMIVSLGVIILRVREPDLPRGFKVPGYPVTPVLAILACGYILYSLHWYTWIAFSVWVTVALIYYLVWSRHHSALNDGGDGVIAGAAAGEEVEIINPPRDAS from the coding sequence ATGACGGCCCCGTCGATTTCCCTCACCGAGCAGATGCTGCGCCGGCGGCCCGTCATCGGCGCGCCTGTCGCACACGGTGCGTCCGATCACCTCAAGCGGACCATCGGAACCTTCCAGCTGACGATGTTCGGCGTCGGGGCCACCGTGGGCACCGGCATCTTCTTCGTGCTGTCGGTTGCCGTGCCCAGCGCCGGGCCTGCGGTGGTCGCCTCGTTCGTCATCGCGGGCATCGCCGCCGGGCTCGCGGCGATCTGCTACGCCGAACTAGCCTCTGCGGTACCGGTTTCCGGGTCGACCTACTCCTACGCCTACACCACACTCGGCGAGTTCGTGGCCATGGGTGTGGCCGCCTGCCTGCTACTGGAATACGGGGTGTCGATCGCCGCGGTCGCCGTCGGCTGGAGCGGCTACCTCAACAAACTGCTGGACAACCTGTTCGGCGTCCAGATACCGCACATGGTGACCGCGGCGCCGTGGGATTCCGATCCGGGCTGGGTCAACCTGCCCGCCATCGTGCTGATCGTAATGTGTGCGCTGTTGCTCATCCGCGGCGCCAGCGAGTCCGCTGCGGTCAACACGGTGATGGTGGTCATCAAGCTCGGTGTCCTGGCGATGTTCGCGATCATCGCGTTCACCGCCTTCCAGGCCGACCGCTTCGCCGACTTCGCACCGTTCGGAGTCGCGGGCATCGGCTCGGCAGCGGGCACGATCTTCTTCTCCTACATCGGCCTGGACGCGGTCTCGACCGCCGGCGACGAGGTCAAGGACCCCCAGCGCACGATGCCCAAGGCGATCATCGCCGCACTGCTGGTCGTCACCAGCGTGTACGTCCTGGTGGCGGTGGCAGCGCTCGGCACCCAGCCGTGGCAGGAGTTCGAGAACCAGGAGGAGGCCGGGCTGGCCACCATTCTGGACCACGTCACCGGAAGTACTTGGGCCAGCACAGTTCTCGCCGCCGGAGCGGTGATCTCGATCTTCTCGGTGACGCTGGTGGTGATGTACGGCCAGACCCGCATCCTGTTCGCCATGGGCCGCGACGGCCTGCTGCCCGCCCGGTTCGCGAAGGTGAACCCGAAAACCATGACGCCGGTGGGAAACACCGTCATCGTCGCGGTGGTGGTCTCGATCCTCGCCGGCTTCGTACCGTTGGACAAACTGGCCGACATGGTGTCGATCGGCACCCTGGTCGCGTTCATGATCGTCTCGCTGGGTGTCATCATCCTGCGCGTGCGTGAGCCGGATCTGCCGCGCGGCTTCAAAGTGCCGGGCTATCCCGTCACGCCGGTCCTGGCCATCCTGGCCTGTGGCTACATCCTCTACAGCCTGCACTGGTACACCTGGATCGCGTTCAGTGTCTGGGTGACTGTCGCCTTGATCTACTACCTGGTGTGGAGCCGGCATCACAGCGCACTGAACGACGGCGGTGACGGGGTGATCGCCGGCGCGGCGGCCGGCGAGGAAGTCGAGATCATCAACCCGCCCAGGGACGCGTCGTGA
- a CDS encoding Lrp/AsnC family transcriptional regulator, giving the protein MDRLDDTDERILAELAEHARATFAEIGARVNLSAPAVKRRVDRMLDSGVIRGFTTVIDRSALGWNTEAYVQVYCHGTIAPDQLRAAWIDIPEVISAATVTGTSDAILHVLARDMRHLEAALERIRSSADIERSESIVVLSNLIDRSPA; this is encoded by the coding sequence ATGGACCGTCTCGACGACACCGACGAGCGGATCCTGGCCGAGCTCGCCGAGCATGCGCGGGCGACGTTCGCCGAAATCGGCGCCCGGGTGAATCTGTCGGCGCCCGCGGTCAAGCGCCGGGTGGACCGGATGCTCGACAGCGGTGTCATCCGCGGCTTCACCACCGTCATCGACCGCAGCGCGCTGGGCTGGAACACCGAGGCCTACGTTCAGGTGTACTGCCACGGCACGATCGCGCCAGATCAGTTGCGGGCGGCCTGGATTGACATCCCGGAGGTGATCAGCGCCGCCACCGTCACCGGCACCTCGGATGCGATCCTGCACGTGCTGGCCCGCGACATGCGTCACCTGGAGGCGGCGCTGGAACGCATCCGCTCGAGTGCCGACATCGAGCGCAGCGAGAGCATCGTGGTGCTGTCGAACCTGATCGACCGTTCACCGGCCTGA